In the genome of Vicia villosa cultivar HV-30 ecotype Madison, WI linkage group LG7, Vvil1.0, whole genome shotgun sequence, one region contains:
- the LOC131617044 gene encoding kunitz type trypsin inhibitor 104-like, which produces MSTRFLTVFILAHVWLLMATTPTAQFVMDTSGEPVEGDEEYFIRPAITGNGGGSTLITGNALCPRQVGLDNTVSAVGVAVKFIPFATHHDFDDLRFNRDVRVTFQTSSGCAQSTDWRLGKKDATSGRRLIVTGRDDSTAGSYGNFFRVVPTQTVGIYNIQWCPTEVCPSCKFDCGTVGVIRENGKILLALDGGALPVVFQKE; this is translated from the coding sequence ATGTCAACCAGATTCCTCACCGTATTCATCCTTGCTCATGTCTGGCTTTTGATGGCAACAACACCAACAGCTCAGTTTGTGATGGACACAAGCGGCGAACCCGTTGAGGGCGATGAAGAATATTTCATTAGGCCTGCTATCACGGGCAATGGAGGAGGTTCTACATTGATCACCGGAAATGCGCTGTGCCCTAGGCAAGTTGGTCTTGACAACACTGTTTCGGCAGTAGGCGTCGCTGTGAAATTCATTCCTTTTGCCACCCATCACGATTTTGATGACTTAAGGTTTAATAGAGACGTGAGAGTAACATTCCAAACTTCCTCAGGTTGTGCACAATCAACAGACTGGAGATTGGGAAAGAAGGACGCTACGAGTGGAAGGAGGCTAATTGTCACCGGAAGAGATGATAGTACAGCTGGATCATATGGTAACTTCTTTAGGGTTGTGCCAACACAAACTGTTGGTATCTATAACATTCAATGGTGTCCTACAGAAGTATGCCCTAGCTGTAAGTTTGACTGTGGGACTGTTGGTGTTATTCGTGAGAATGGAAAGATTCTGTTGGCCTTGGATGGTGGTGCACTTCCTGTTGTGTTCCAGAAAGAATGA